From a single Microbacterium terrisoli genomic region:
- a CDS encoding GH1 family beta-glucosidase, producing the protein MTDPVTDPHALAARFPAGFRWSAATSAFQIEGARTGDGRGRSIWDAQVEVGGWVKDGTTAEPGPDSYHRYLDDIALLRELGVDRYRFSLSWVRVQPDGTGPAEQRGLDYYDRLVDGLLAAGITPFPTLYHWDHPVQLEAEGGWLSRTMADRFADYTQIVAQRLGDRVTDWYTVNEPVSMALQGYGVGTLAPAGQLLFEALPTVHHQLLAHARAAQVLHAHGARAVGIPNNHTLVRPLHDTPADLAAAATYDLLHNRLFADPLLTGAYPDLESFGLPPMPVRPGDLELIGAPQDFYGINFYNPTTVTAAAEPGPLPFEIVPTPGVPTTGFGPEWPIDPSALRELLVEFAARYGERMPRIVIGENGASFPEPDDAVRVQDEDRIVYLAGHIAAVADAIQAGVVVDEYTVWSLLDNFEWADGFTQRFGLVHVDHRTTERTPKASFEWYKSLIGRARP; encoded by the coding sequence ATGACGGATCCTGTCACCGACCCGCACGCTCTGGCAGCGCGCTTTCCGGCCGGCTTCCGCTGGTCGGCGGCGACGTCGGCCTTCCAGATAGAGGGCGCGCGCACAGGCGATGGTCGCGGTCGCAGCATCTGGGACGCGCAGGTGGAGGTGGGCGGCTGGGTCAAAGACGGAACGACCGCCGAACCCGGACCTGACAGCTACCACCGATACCTCGACGACATCGCGCTGCTGCGCGAGCTGGGTGTCGACCGGTACCGGTTCTCGCTGTCGTGGGTGCGCGTGCAGCCCGACGGAACAGGACCCGCCGAACAGCGCGGCCTGGACTACTACGACCGGCTCGTGGACGGACTGCTGGCGGCGGGCATCACGCCGTTCCCGACGCTGTACCACTGGGACCACCCTGTACAGCTCGAAGCCGAGGGCGGATGGCTCTCGCGAACGATGGCCGACCGGTTCGCCGACTACACACAGATCGTCGCGCAGCGCCTGGGCGATCGCGTCACCGACTGGTACACAGTCAACGAACCGGTCTCGATGGCGCTGCAGGGCTACGGTGTGGGCACTCTCGCCCCGGCCGGGCAGCTGCTGTTCGAGGCCCTGCCGACCGTGCACCACCAGCTTCTGGCCCACGCCCGCGCCGCACAGGTGCTGCACGCACACGGTGCCCGGGCCGTCGGCATCCCGAACAATCACACGCTCGTGCGCCCCCTGCACGACACGCCCGCCGACCTGGCCGCAGCGGCGACCTACGATCTGCTGCACAACCGCCTGTTCGCCGACCCGCTGCTGACCGGCGCGTACCCCGACCTCGAATCGTTCGGCCTGCCGCCGATGCCGGTCAGGCCGGGGGATCTCGAACTGATCGGCGCTCCGCAGGACTTCTACGGCATCAACTTCTACAACCCGACGACGGTGACCGCCGCCGCCGAGCCCGGTCCGCTGCCGTTCGAGATCGTGCCGACGCCGGGCGTGCCGACGACCGGCTTCGGTCCGGAGTGGCCGATCGATCCGAGCGCGCTGCGCGAGCTGCTCGTCGAGTTCGCCGCGCGATACGGCGAGAGGATGCCGAGGATCGTGATCGGCGAGAACGGCGCGTCGTTCCCCGAACCTGACGACGCCGTCCGCGTGCAGGACGAGGACCGCATCGTGTATCTGGCGGGGCACATCGCAGCGGTCGCCGACGCGATCCAGGCGGGTGTGGTCGTGGACGAGTACACCGTATGGTCTCTGCTGGACAACTTCGAATGGGCCGACGGCTTCACGCAGCGCTTCGGACTGGTGCACGTCGACCACCGCACGACTGAGCGCACCCCCAAGGCGTCGTTCGAGTGGTACAAGTCGCTCATCGGAAGGGCACGACCGTGA
- the lepA gene encoding translation elongation factor 4, which translates to MSPRALQALEPSATAPERIRNFCIIAHIDHGKSTLADRMLQITGVVSDRDMRAQYLDRMDIERERGITIKSQAVRMPWAGADGTYALNMIDTPGHVDFTYEVSRSLAACEGAVLLVDAAQGIEAQTLANLYLALEHDLQIIPVLNKIDLPAADPEKFAAELANLIGGSPDDVLRVSGKTGEGVEELLDRIVERIPAPSGDPDAPARAMIFDSVYDAYRGVVTYVRMVDGSLEPRQKIQMMSTRATHDLLEIGVSSPEPVPTRGLGVGEVGYLITGVKDVRQSKVGDTVTDARKPATHALAGYTDPKPMVFSGLYPIDASDYGELREALDKLKLSDASLVYEPETSVALGFGFRCGFLGLLHLEIITERLTREFDLDLITTAPSVVYEVTTDTGESVTVTNPSEYPDGRVDHVEEPMVKAAILTPKDFVGTIMELCQSRRGSLLGMDYLSEDRVELRYNIPLGEIVFDFFDQLKSRTQGYASLDYEPNGAQEADLVKVDILLQGERVDAFSSIVHREKAYSYGTMMTERLRKLIPRQQFEVPIQAAIGARIIARENIRAIRKDVLAKCYGGDITRKRKLLEKQKEGKKRMKMVGRVEVPQEAFIAALSGDIEGKEKK; encoded by the coding sequence ATGTCCCCACGTGCACTCCAGGCCCTCGAGCCGTCCGCGACGGCTCCCGAGCGGATCCGCAACTTCTGCATCATCGCCCACATCGACCATGGCAAGTCCACCCTGGCCGACCGCATGCTGCAGATCACCGGCGTGGTCTCGGATCGTGACATGCGCGCCCAGTACCTGGACCGCATGGACATCGAGCGCGAACGCGGGATCACGATCAAGAGCCAGGCGGTGCGCATGCCGTGGGCAGGTGCCGACGGCACCTATGCGCTGAACATGATCGACACCCCCGGCCACGTGGACTTCACCTACGAGGTCTCGCGCTCTCTGGCTGCCTGCGAGGGAGCGGTGCTGCTGGTGGACGCCGCGCAGGGCATCGAGGCGCAGACCCTCGCGAACCTGTACCTGGCCCTCGAGCACGACCTGCAGATCATCCCCGTCCTGAACAAGATCGACCTTCCTGCCGCCGACCCCGAGAAGTTCGCCGCAGAGCTGGCCAATCTCATCGGTGGCTCTCCCGACGACGTGCTGCGCGTGTCGGGCAAGACGGGCGAGGGCGTCGAAGAGCTGCTGGATCGCATCGTCGAGCGGATCCCCGCCCCGTCAGGGGATCCGGATGCCCCGGCCCGCGCCATGATCTTCGATTCGGTCTATGACGCCTACCGCGGGGTCGTCACGTACGTGCGCATGGTCGACGGTTCGCTGGAGCCGCGGCAGAAGATCCAGATGATGTCCACCCGGGCCACGCATGACCTGCTCGAGATCGGCGTGTCCAGCCCTGAGCCGGTGCCGACGCGCGGCCTGGGGGTCGGGGAGGTCGGTTACCTCATCACCGGCGTGAAGGATGTGCGGCAGTCGAAGGTCGGCGACACCGTCACCGACGCGCGCAAGCCCGCCACCCATGCGCTGGCCGGCTACACCGACCCGAAGCCGATGGTGTTCTCGGGGCTGTACCCGATCGATGCGAGCGACTACGGCGAACTGCGCGAAGCCCTCGACAAGCTGAAGCTGTCGGACGCCTCGCTCGTGTACGAGCCCGAGACATCGGTCGCACTCGGGTTCGGCTTCCGCTGCGGATTCCTGGGGCTGCTGCACCTGGAGATCATCACCGAGCGACTGACGCGCGAGTTCGACCTCGACCTCATCACGACGGCCCCCAGCGTGGTCTACGAGGTGACCACCGACACCGGAGAGTCGGTGACGGTCACCAATCCGAGCGAATATCCCGACGGGCGGGTCGACCACGTCGAGGAGCCGATGGTGAAAGCCGCGATCCTGACGCCGAAGGACTTCGTGGGCACGATCATGGAGCTGTGCCAGTCCCGTCGGGGCAGCCTGCTGGGCATGGACTATCTCAGCGAGGATCGCGTCGAATTGCGCTACAACATCCCGCTCGGCGAGATCGTGTTCGACTTCTTCGACCAGCTCAAGAGCCGCACGCAGGGGTACGCGTCGTTGGACTACGAACCCAACGGTGCGCAGGAGGCGGACCTGGTGAAGGTCGACATTCTGCTGCAGGGCGAGCGTGTGGATGCCTTCAGCTCGATCGTGCACCGCGAGAAGGCCTACTCCTACGGCACGATGATGACCGAGCGGCTGCGCAAGCTCATCCCTCGCCAGCAGTTCGAGGTGCCCATCCAGGCAGCGATCGGCGCGCGGATCATCGCCCGCGAGAACATCCGCGCCATCCGCAAGGACGTGCTGGCCAAGTGCTACGGCGGCGACATCACGCGCAAGCGCAAGCTGCTCGAGAAGCAGAAGGAGGGCAAGAAGCGCATGAAGATGGTCGGGCGCGTCGAAGTCCCCCAAGAGGCGTTCATCGCCGCACTCTCGGGGGACATCGAGGGCAAAGAGAAGAAGTAG
- a CDS encoding MFS transporter, whose translation MTSTGSPARASKVGAGWFVLFTLAWLAIWTVQLTPVQLLLPSQLDTPGARDTWVYGVVYSGIVLGVGGLAGVIAGPLSGALSDRTRTRWGRRRPWAVGASGLTAVCLVFTGLAQGPWLIGLAWTGVSIGIAVASAAFTALIADQLPESQRGAAAAATSSSQAVGIVVGVGAVVLLGLSVFAGYLALAVFIAIVGTATAALLPDPPAEPSAAPAHPPGARRGLPWESLRDRDFAWVVWGRFVTNVGNALPTTLFLFFLMYGLGQEKAEAEDNLLLVIVVYTVFVVAASVLAGWWSDRTGARRSLTVVSALVQAASMVVIVVAPSFTMTMIGAAVLGLGYGAFSTVGLAFATDLLPHPDDNARDLGLVNTSAALGQLVGPLVGATLVALVGGFWLLLIVSTVLSAAGAVMSGRARERSSSQEPDPAPR comes from the coding sequence GTGACGTCAACAGGATCGCCCGCACGCGCCTCCAAGGTCGGCGCCGGATGGTTCGTGCTGTTCACTCTCGCCTGGCTCGCGATCTGGACCGTGCAGCTGACCCCCGTGCAGCTGCTGCTGCCGTCGCAGCTCGACACTCCCGGCGCGCGCGACACGTGGGTCTACGGAGTCGTCTACTCCGGCATCGTCCTGGGCGTCGGCGGCCTTGCCGGAGTCATCGCCGGGCCCCTGTCCGGGGCGCTGTCGGACCGCACCCGCACACGGTGGGGACGCCGCCGTCCGTGGGCGGTGGGCGCGAGTGGACTGACCGCGGTGTGTCTGGTGTTCACCGGGCTCGCCCAGGGCCCGTGGCTGATCGGGCTGGCGTGGACGGGGGTCTCGATCGGCATCGCGGTGGCCTCGGCCGCCTTCACCGCTCTGATCGCCGACCAGCTGCCCGAATCGCAGCGCGGCGCAGCGGCTGCGGCCACCAGTTCGTCGCAGGCCGTCGGAATCGTCGTCGGCGTCGGTGCCGTCGTGCTGCTGGGCCTGAGCGTGTTCGCCGGCTACCTCGCCCTGGCGGTGTTCATCGCGATCGTCGGCACGGCGACGGCGGCGCTGCTGCCCGACCCGCCCGCCGAGCCGTCGGCAGCGCCCGCCCACCCGCCGGGTGCGCGTCGCGGCTTGCCCTGGGAGTCGCTGCGCGATCGTGATTTCGCGTGGGTGGTGTGGGGCAGATTCGTCACGAACGTGGGCAACGCCCTGCCCACCACCCTGTTCCTGTTCTTCTTGATGTACGGGTTGGGGCAGGAGAAGGCCGAAGCCGAAGACAACCTGCTGCTGGTGATCGTCGTGTACACCGTCTTCGTGGTCGCAGCCTCGGTCCTGGCCGGCTGGTGGTCCGACCGCACCGGGGCCCGGCGCTCGCTCACGGTCGTCTCCGCGCTCGTGCAGGCGGCGTCCATGGTCGTGATCGTGGTAGCCCCGTCGTTCACGATGACGATGATCGGTGCCGCGGTGCTGGGCCTGGGCTACGGTGCGTTCTCGACGGTCGGGCTCGCGTTCGCGACCGACCTGCTGCCGCACCCCGACGACAACGCACGCGATCTGGGGCTGGTGAACACCTCGGCGGCGCTCGGCCAGCTGGTCGGACCGCTGGTCGGGGCGACGCTGGTCGCCCTGGTGGGCGGCTTCTGGCTGCTGCTGATCGTCAGCACCGTGCTGTCGGCGGCCGGCGCCGTCATGTCGGGGCGTGCGCGTGAGCGTTCATCGTCGCAAGAGCCAGATCCAGCACCGCGTTGA
- the rpsT gene encoding 30S ribosomal protein S20, which produces MANIKSQIKRNKTNEKARERNKAVKSALKTEVRRTREAVSAGDKAAAEKALARASKKLDKAVSKGVIHQNQAANRKSAIAKQVAAL; this is translated from the coding sequence GTGGCAAACATCAAGTCGCAGATCAAGCGCAACAAGACCAACGAGAAGGCGCGCGAGCGCAACAAGGCCGTCAAGAGCGCGCTGAAGACCGAGGTGCGCCGCACCCGCGAGGCCGTCTCCGCCGGTGACAAGGCTGCCGCCGAGAAGGCACTGGCCCGGGCGAGCAAGAAGCTCGACAAGGCAGTCAGCAAGGGTGTCATCCACCAGAACCAGGCCGCGAACCGCAAGTCGGCCATCGCGAAGCAGGTCGCCGCGCTCTGA
- a CDS encoding alpha/beta fold hydrolase translates to MTVQVVLVHGIRTSATMWRAQCEHLAAGGIPAHAVDLPGHGTRMDEPFLLESAFATIEAAVQDAAARGPVLLVGHSMGGLLCTAYVGGEQAPPVAAFIAASCTALPRGAGLAAYRLLARGMNALPDRGQRLTDRVLDATLPPETRDDFGAGGYAYAAQDTALASLSVLDLVAALRRIRIPMWFVNGQYDQLRANEKLFTSLVPHAELIVVPRTTHLVTAMRPRVFNAVLDLALATMNAHAHAPT, encoded by the coding sequence ATGACCGTTCAGGTGGTGCTCGTCCACGGCATCCGCACCTCGGCCACCATGTGGCGCGCCCAGTGCGAACACCTCGCCGCCGGCGGCATCCCGGCGCACGCGGTGGATCTTCCCGGCCACGGCACGCGCATGGACGAGCCGTTCCTGCTGGAGTCGGCGTTCGCGACCATCGAGGCGGCGGTGCAGGATGCGGCGGCCCGCGGGCCGGTGCTCCTGGTCGGGCACTCCATGGGGGGACTGCTGTGCACGGCCTATGTGGGCGGCGAACAGGCACCGCCGGTGGCGGCGTTCATCGCCGCATCGTGCACGGCTCTGCCCCGCGGTGCTGGCCTTGCGGCCTACCGTCTGCTGGCGCGGGGCATGAACGCGCTGCCCGACCGAGGCCAGCGGCTGACCGACCGTGTGCTGGATGCGACGCTGCCGCCCGAGACCCGCGATGACTTCGGCGCCGGCGGATACGCGTACGCCGCGCAGGACACCGCGCTGGCGTCGCTGTCGGTGCTCGACCTCGTGGCCGCGCTGCGGCGCATCCGCATTCCGATGTGGTTCGTCAACGGTCAGTACGACCAGCTGCGCGCGAACGAGAAGCTGTTCACGAGCCTCGTGCCGCACGCCGAGCTGATCGTGGTGCCGCGCACGACCCACCTGGTGACGGCGATGCGGCCGCGGGTGTTCAACGCGGTGCTGGATCTGGCTCTTGCGACGATGAACGCTCACGCGCACGCCCCGACATGA